One region of Macadamia integrifolia cultivar HAES 741 chromosome 11, SCU_Mint_v3, whole genome shotgun sequence genomic DNA includes:
- the LOC122093933 gene encoding uncharacterized protein LOC122093933 — MGRKLDALLGGGFKTTKFKALVNLAISRLAVLKNQRQVRSSQARSDVVQLLNLGHYERALLRVELVIKEQNMLDAFVIIESYCHLLIERAFLIANDKECPDELKESISTIIFAASRCGEFPEVQEIRNIFTSRYGKEFASRAVELRNNCGVNPRIIQKFSTRQPSLENRMKLLKEIASENGITLKLQEEEVKVEVNQKQNEVHDLTEGIERSEEKYFSESMKPGKQYTDVVSAAQAAFESAAYAAAAARAAVELSREKSQDINDPSSLLEKIHPTESSPSESSDSEGDEPPAKSHREIQIKESEERKNKAELARSVSASSSGSSIEGTFVENKKTSNQKPGESAYDPSDDEIKREEERVFDESDDEAKLEEGIILWSQDSQLGFNEKSSFAGNEFRRTQLSTATVTNKDHSDLDASRIKQSPLRSQDYLHRKLYTNKVVMGSGNEDDDPVPMESKKSLYFEDQVSAPRMKIGMKPVSVRTRRA, encoded by the exons ATGGGTAGGAAGCTGGACGCTCTGCTAGGAGGAGGCTTCAAGACAACCAAGTTCAAGGCTTTGGTTAATCTTGCCATCTCTCGTCTTGCTGTTCTCAAGAACCAGCGCCAAGTCCGCTCTTCTCAGGCTCGCTCTGACGTTGTTCAACTACTTAACCTTGGCCATTATGAACGTGCTCTCCTTCGC GTAGAGCTTGTAATCAAAGAGCAGAACATGTTGGATGCTTTTGTTATAATTGAAAGCTACTGTCATCTTTTGATCGAAAGGGCATTCCTCATTGCAAATGACAA AGAATGCCCAGATGAGCTGAAGGAGTCAATCTCGACCATAATTTTTGCGGCTTCAAGATGTGGGGAGTTCCCAGAAGTGCAAGAGATTCGTAACATTTTCACATCGCGatatggaaaggaattcgcttcTCGAGCTGTTGAGTTACGTAACAATTGTGGAGTGAATCCCAGG ATCATTCAGAAATTCTCAACTAGACAACCCAGTTTGGAGAACAGAATGAAGTTGCTAAAAGAAATTGCTTCTGAGAATGGAATCACTCTTAAGCTTCAAGAAGAGGAGGTGAAGGTGGAAGTGAACCAGAAGCAGAACGAAGTACATGATTTGACAGAGGGAATAGAGAGATCAGAGGAGAAATATTTCTCTGAATCCATGAAGCCAGGGAAACAATACACAGATGTTGTTTCTGCAGCTCAAGCAGCTTTTGAATCTGCAGCTtatgcagcagcagcagcaagggCTGCAGTGGAACTCTCAAGAGAAAAATCACAGGACATAAACGATCCAAGTAGTCTACTTGAGAAGATCCACCCCACTGAATCCTCTCCTTCAGAATCTTCTGATTCCGAAGGTGATGAACCACCGGCGAAAAGCCACAGGGAAATTCAAATCAAAGAATCTGAAGAGAGGAAGAACAAAGCAGAGCTGGCAAGATCAGTGTCTGCTTCTAGTTCTGGTTCTTCAATTGAAGGCACTTTTGTGGAGAACAAGAAGACTTCAAATCAGAAACCAGGGGAGTCTGCTTATGATCCAAGCGATGATGAGATAAagagggaagaggagagagtTTTTGATGAGAGTGATGATGAGGCAAAGCTTGAAGAGGGTATAATTTTATGGTCTCAGGATAGCCAATTGGGGTTCAATGAGAAGTCAAGCTTTGCCGGAAATGAATTCCGGCGAACGCAATTGTCGACGGCCACTGTAACAAATAAAGATCACTCAGATTTGGATGCCAGTAGAATTAAGCAGAGCCCTTTGAGATCTCAAGATTATCTGCATAGGAAACTTTACACCAATAAGGTAGTGATGGGATCAgggaatgaagatgatgatcccGTTCCCATGGAAAGCAAAAAAAGCTTGTATTTTGAGGATCAGGTATCTGCACCTCGAATGAAGATAGGAATGAAGCCTGTTTCTGTGAGGACTAGGAGAGCATAA
- the LOC122093505 gene encoding homologous-pairing protein 2 homolog: MAPKADNVEGIVLNFVNEQNRPLNSQNAADALQKYNLKKTAIQKALDSLCERKKISFKDYGKQKVYLARQDQFDIPNGEELDRMKKENAKLQQELEDQRKAISEVEGEIKALQLNLTLEEIHAKKAKLTNEVEEMEKKLKKLREGVTLVRPEDRKVIEKAYFEKINQWRKRKRMFKDLWDAITENSPKDLKEFKEELGLEYDEDAGVSLQSFSDLMPNGKKRSRGQ, from the exons ATGGCTCCGAAAGCGGACAACGTTGAAG GTATTGTGCTTAATTTCGTCAATGAG CAAAATAGACCATTAAACTCTCAAAATGCTGCTGATGCTCTGCAAAAGTATAACCTCAAAAAAACTGCTATTCAAAAAGCATTGGATTCTTTatgtgagagaaaaaaaatttcattcaaagaCTATGGTAAGCAGAAGGTATACCTTGCTCGGCAAGATCAATTTGACATCCCCAATGGTGAGGAGCTTGATCggatgaagaaagaaaatgccAAACTACAACAAGAACTGGAAGATCAAAGGAAAGCAATTAGTGAGGTTGAGGGAG AAATTAAAGCCTTGCAGTTGAATTTAACGCTGGAAGAGATACATGCTAAAAAAGCTAAACTGACAAATGAG gttgaggagatggagaaaaaactgaaaaaattgcGTGAAGGTGTTACTTTGGTGAGACCAGAAGACCGCAAGGTGATTGAGAAGGCATATTTTGAGAAAATCAATCAGtggagaaagaggaaaagaatgtTCAAAGACCTATGGGATGCTATAACTGAGAACTCACCTAAGGATCTTAAAGAATTCAAG GAGGAACTTGGCTTAGAATATGATGAAGATGCTGGGGTGAGCTTGCAATCATTTAGTGATTTGATGCCAAATGGTAAGAAGCGCAGTAGGGGccaatga
- the LOC122093438 gene encoding 30S ribosomal protein 3, chloroplastic-like, with translation MLSMAIQPGVNGAFTRSCFPPHKLVFKPLKSSITFKPKVSSLHLTTLAEFKSRPNRKGVKLSASAAATEAVQEEKSSEDSASVAPEDSEPVEEKKKLGVVVKAMEKPRLVLKFIWLEKNIGLALDQKIPGHGTIPLSPYYFWPRKDAWEELKSLLESKPWISQKRMIILLNQATDIINLWQQSGGNLS, from the exons ATGTTATCCATGGCGATTCAACCTGGTGTTAATGGAGCTTTCACACGCTCCTGCTTTCCTCCTCACAAACTCGTCTTCAAGCCCCTGAAATCATCCATTACTTTCAAGCCAAAGGTCTCATCTTTACATCTAACGACCCTCGCGGAGTTCAAATCGAGACCCAACAGAAAAGGAGTAAAGCTTTCTGCTTCAGCTGCTGCAACCGAAGCagttcaagaagaaaaatcttCCGAGGATTCAGCTTCTGTTGCTCCAGAAGATTCAGAACcagttgaagaaaaaaag AAGCTTGGAGTGGTTGTTAAGGCAATGGAGAAACCCAGGCTGGTTTTGAAGTTTATTTGGCTTGAGAAGAATATTGGTCTGGCACTCGACCAGAAGATTCCAGGTCATGGCACCATTCCGCTTAGTCCGTACTATTTTTGGCCGAGGAAGGACGCATGGGAAGAACTGAAGTCCTTATTGGAGAGTAAGCCATGGATATCACAGAAAAGGATGATTATCCTTCTTAATCAGGCTACTGATATCATCAATTTGTGGCAACAGAGCGGTGGCAATTTGTCATAA